The Takifugu flavidus isolate HTHZ2018 chromosome 17, ASM371156v2, whole genome shotgun sequence genome contains a region encoding:
- the acbd5a gene encoding acyl-CoA-binding domain-containing protein 5A isoform X2 — translation MEVECVPVEDESRLAELRFDAAVKVIKSLPPNGSFQPSNDMMLKFYSYYKQATIGACNIPRPGFWDAVGRAKWGAWNSLGNMSKEEAMVSYVNEIKLILEGMPMTIEVEKFLRAIGPFYELVDEKKKISQVSDLSAGFSTTVNSAVTKSIIRSMEMNGSLESGPAALKSKEGRESEEDDEEEEETTRKASSQPKKKDPTRKHRTPLSNGKVANGDPHLSNGGHSRSSLNSEDSQDGKPLSNGHHADPSANVSSPSQLASDSDSEVYCDSVDQFGQEENSERNCSLDGLEDVESQVLAPVEESQGEQEFQEEQQVPPQVITYGGEDGENGALPSRQRFNENGSGSSAFRRGKGSKSPGLGSGNVAPLRSTGGGDGGRWGGAGKATGSLNEQIVVALARLQDDMQSVLERLHTLEALSASQARSLSLSPTCPSTTPQKNRKPSWWPFDISPPTFAFAIVWPFVVQWLISLYVRRRKRRIN, via the exons ATGGAGGTGGAGTGTGTCCCGGTGGAGGATGAGAGCCGCCTGGCCGAGCTGAGGTTTGACGCCGCCGTCAAAGTCATCAAGAGTTTGCCCCCAAACG GTTCGTTTCAGCCATCCAATGACATGATGCTCAAGTTCTACAGTTACTACAAACAAGCCACGATTGGAGCCTGCAACATCCCCAGACCTGGCTTCTGGGACGCAGTTGGCAGAGCAAAATG GGGTGCCTGGAATTCTTTGGGAAATATGTCTAAGGAAGAAGCCATGGTCTCCTACGTTAATGAAATTAAACTG ATCCTGGAGGGCATGCCGATGACCATCGAGGTGGAGAAGTTCCTGCGCGCCATCGGCCCCTTCTACGAGCTGGTGGACGAGAAGAAGAAGATCTCGCAGGTGTCGGACCTGAGCGCAG GATTCAGCACAACGGTGAACTCAGCAGTGACAAAGAGCATCATCAGAAGCATGGAGATGAACGGGAGCCTGGAGAGTGGCCCCGCCGCGCTCAAGtcaaaggaagggagggaaagtgaggaggacgatgaagaggaggaggaaacgacCAGGAAAG CGTCTTCTCAGCCAAAGAAGAAGGATCCGACCAGGAAGCACAGGACGCCCCTGTCGAACGGAAAAGTGGCCAACGGCGACCCCCACCTGAGCAACGGGGGTCATTCCAGGTCCAGCCTGAACAGCGAGGACTCCCAGGACGGGAAGCCTCTGTCCAACGGGCACCACGCAG ATCCCAGTGCCAACGTGTCCAGTCCCAGTCAGCTCGCCAGTGACTCCGATAGTGAAGTCTACTGTGATTCTGTGGACCAGTTCGGCCAAGAGGAG AACTCAGAACGCAATTGCTCCCTGGATGGCCTGGAGGACGTGGAGAGCCAGGTTTTAGCTCCTGTAGAGGAGTCGCAGGGAGAGCAGGagttccaggaggagcagcaggttccTCCGCAGGTCATCACGTACGGAGGAGAAGACGGAGAGAACGGGGCGTTGCCGTCGAGGCAGAGGTTCAACGAGAATGGATCCGGCAGCTCTGCCTTCAGACGAGGGAAAG GGTCCAAGTCTCCCGGTCTCGGCTCTGGAAACGTGGCGCCCCTGCGCAGCACAGGGGGCGGAGACGGAGGCCGCTGGGGGGGAGCGGGGAAGGCCACGGGGAGCCTGAACGAGCAGATCGTGGTGGCGTTGGCGAGGCTGCAGGACGACATGCAGAGCGTCCTGGAGAGGCTCCACACCCTGGAGGCTCTGTCTGCCAGCCAG GCAAGGTCGCTGTCTCTGTCTCCGACGTGCCCATCAACCACGCCTCAGAAGAACCGG AAGCCGTCTTGGTGGCCTTTTGACATTTCTCCCCCCACCTTTGCCTTTGCCATCGTGTGGCCGTTTGTGGTGCAGTGGTTAATTAGCCTCTACGTGCGCAGGAGGAAGAG ACGAATCAACTGA
- the acbd5a gene encoding acyl-CoA-binding domain-containing protein 5A isoform X1: protein MEVECVPVEDESRLAELRFDAAVKVIKSLPPNGSFQPSNDMMLKFYSYYKQATIGACNIPRPGFWDAVGRAKWGAWNSLGNMSKEEAMVSYVNEIKLILEGMPMTIEVEKFLRAIGPFYELVDEKKKISQVSDLSAARLTKFARQLEGFSTTVNSAVTKSIIRSMEMNGSLESGPAALKSKEGRESEEDDEEEEETTRKASSQPKKKDPTRKHRTPLSNGKVANGDPHLSNGGHSRSSLNSEDSQDGKPLSNGHHADPSANVSSPSQLASDSDSEVYCDSVDQFGQEENSERNCSLDGLEDVESQVLAPVEESQGEQEFQEEQQVPPQVITYGGEDGENGALPSRQRFNENGSGSSAFRRGKGSKSPGLGSGNVAPLRSTGGGDGGRWGGAGKATGSLNEQIVVALARLQDDMQSVLERLHTLEALSASQARSLSLSPTCPSTTPQKNRKPSWWPFDISPPTFAFAIVWPFVVQWLISLYVRRRKRRIN, encoded by the exons ATGGAGGTGGAGTGTGTCCCGGTGGAGGATGAGAGCCGCCTGGCCGAGCTGAGGTTTGACGCCGCCGTCAAAGTCATCAAGAGTTTGCCCCCAAACG GTTCGTTTCAGCCATCCAATGACATGATGCTCAAGTTCTACAGTTACTACAAACAAGCCACGATTGGAGCCTGCAACATCCCCAGACCTGGCTTCTGGGACGCAGTTGGCAGAGCAAAATG GGGTGCCTGGAATTCTTTGGGAAATATGTCTAAGGAAGAAGCCATGGTCTCCTACGTTAATGAAATTAAACTG ATCCTGGAGGGCATGCCGATGACCATCGAGGTGGAGAAGTTCCTGCGCGCCATCGGCCCCTTCTACGAGCTGGTGGACGAGAAGAAGAAGATCTCGCAGGTGTCGGACCTGAGCGCAG CCCGTTTGACAAAGTTTGCTAGGCAACTGGAAG GATTCAGCACAACGGTGAACTCAGCAGTGACAAAGAGCATCATCAGAAGCATGGAGATGAACGGGAGCCTGGAGAGTGGCCCCGCCGCGCTCAAGtcaaaggaagggagggaaagtgaggaggacgatgaagaggaggaggaaacgacCAGGAAAG CGTCTTCTCAGCCAAAGAAGAAGGATCCGACCAGGAAGCACAGGACGCCCCTGTCGAACGGAAAAGTGGCCAACGGCGACCCCCACCTGAGCAACGGGGGTCATTCCAGGTCCAGCCTGAACAGCGAGGACTCCCAGGACGGGAAGCCTCTGTCCAACGGGCACCACGCAG ATCCCAGTGCCAACGTGTCCAGTCCCAGTCAGCTCGCCAGTGACTCCGATAGTGAAGTCTACTGTGATTCTGTGGACCAGTTCGGCCAAGAGGAG AACTCAGAACGCAATTGCTCCCTGGATGGCCTGGAGGACGTGGAGAGCCAGGTTTTAGCTCCTGTAGAGGAGTCGCAGGGAGAGCAGGagttccaggaggagcagcaggttccTCCGCAGGTCATCACGTACGGAGGAGAAGACGGAGAGAACGGGGCGTTGCCGTCGAGGCAGAGGTTCAACGAGAATGGATCCGGCAGCTCTGCCTTCAGACGAGGGAAAG GGTCCAAGTCTCCCGGTCTCGGCTCTGGAAACGTGGCGCCCCTGCGCAGCACAGGGGGCGGAGACGGAGGCCGCTGGGGGGGAGCGGGGAAGGCCACGGGGAGCCTGAACGAGCAGATCGTGGTGGCGTTGGCGAGGCTGCAGGACGACATGCAGAGCGTCCTGGAGAGGCTCCACACCCTGGAGGCTCTGTCTGCCAGCCAG GCAAGGTCGCTGTCTCTGTCTCCGACGTGCCCATCAACCACGCCTCAGAAGAACCGG AAGCCGTCTTGGTGGCCTTTTGACATTTCTCCCCCCACCTTTGCCTTTGCCATCGTGTGGCCGTTTGTGGTGCAGTGGTTAATTAGCCTCTACGTGCGCAGGAGGAAGAG ACGAATCAACTGA
- the acbd5a gene encoding acyl-CoA-binding domain-containing protein 5A isoform X3, with protein sequence MILEGMPMTIEVEKFLRAIGPFYELVDEKKKISQVSDLSAARLTKFARQLEGFSTTVNSAVTKSIIRSMEMNGSLESGPAALKSKEGRESEEDDEEEEETTRKASSQPKKKDPTRKHRTPLSNGKVANGDPHLSNGGHSRSSLNSEDSQDGKPLSNGHHADPSANVSSPSQLASDSDSEVYCDSVDQFGQEENSERNCSLDGLEDVESQVLAPVEESQGEQEFQEEQQVPPQVITYGGEDGENGALPSRQRFNENGSGSSAFRRGKGSKSPGLGSGNVAPLRSTGGGDGGRWGGAGKATGSLNEQIVVALARLQDDMQSVLERLHTLEALSASQARSLSLSPTCPSTTPQKNRKPSWWPFDISPPTFAFAIVWPFVVQWLISLYVRRRKRRIN encoded by the exons ATG ATCCTGGAGGGCATGCCGATGACCATCGAGGTGGAGAAGTTCCTGCGCGCCATCGGCCCCTTCTACGAGCTGGTGGACGAGAAGAAGAAGATCTCGCAGGTGTCGGACCTGAGCGCAG CCCGTTTGACAAAGTTTGCTAGGCAACTGGAAG GATTCAGCACAACGGTGAACTCAGCAGTGACAAAGAGCATCATCAGAAGCATGGAGATGAACGGGAGCCTGGAGAGTGGCCCCGCCGCGCTCAAGtcaaaggaagggagggaaagtgaggaggacgatgaagaggaggaggaaacgacCAGGAAAG CGTCTTCTCAGCCAAAGAAGAAGGATCCGACCAGGAAGCACAGGACGCCCCTGTCGAACGGAAAAGTGGCCAACGGCGACCCCCACCTGAGCAACGGGGGTCATTCCAGGTCCAGCCTGAACAGCGAGGACTCCCAGGACGGGAAGCCTCTGTCCAACGGGCACCACGCAG ATCCCAGTGCCAACGTGTCCAGTCCCAGTCAGCTCGCCAGTGACTCCGATAGTGAAGTCTACTGTGATTCTGTGGACCAGTTCGGCCAAGAGGAG AACTCAGAACGCAATTGCTCCCTGGATGGCCTGGAGGACGTGGAGAGCCAGGTTTTAGCTCCTGTAGAGGAGTCGCAGGGAGAGCAGGagttccaggaggagcagcaggttccTCCGCAGGTCATCACGTACGGAGGAGAAGACGGAGAGAACGGGGCGTTGCCGTCGAGGCAGAGGTTCAACGAGAATGGATCCGGCAGCTCTGCCTTCAGACGAGGGAAAG GGTCCAAGTCTCCCGGTCTCGGCTCTGGAAACGTGGCGCCCCTGCGCAGCACAGGGGGCGGAGACGGAGGCCGCTGGGGGGGAGCGGGGAAGGCCACGGGGAGCCTGAACGAGCAGATCGTGGTGGCGTTGGCGAGGCTGCAGGACGACATGCAGAGCGTCCTGGAGAGGCTCCACACCCTGGAGGCTCTGTCTGCCAGCCAG GCAAGGTCGCTGTCTCTGTCTCCGACGTGCCCATCAACCACGCCTCAGAAGAACCGG AAGCCGTCTTGGTGGCCTTTTGACATTTCTCCCCCCACCTTTGCCTTTGCCATCGTGTGGCCGTTTGTGGTGCAGTGGTTAATTAGCCTCTACGTGCGCAGGAGGAAGAG ACGAATCAACTGA